The Orcinus orca chromosome 16, mOrcOrc1.1, whole genome shotgun sequence genome includes a window with the following:
- the GGT7 gene encoding glutathione hydrolase 7 isoform X4, which produces MAAENEASQESALGAYSPVDYMSITSFPRLPEDEPAPAAPLRSRKDEDAFLGDPDTDPDSFLKSARLQRLPSSSSEMGSQDGSPLRETRKDPFSAAASECSCRQDGLTVIVTACLTFATGVTVALIMQIYFGDPQIFHQGAVVTDAAHCTSLGIEVLSKQGSSVDAAVAAALCLGIVAPHSSGLGGGGVMLVHDIRRNKSHLIDFRESAPGALREEALQRSWETKPGLLVGVPGMVKGLHEAHQLYGRLPWSQVLAFAAAVAQDGFNMTHDLAQALAEQPPPNASERFRETFLPSGHPPLPGSLLRRPDLAAVLDVLGTYGPAAFYAGGNLTLEMVAEAQHAGGVITEEDFSNYSALLEKPVCGVYRGHLVLSPRPPHTGPALISALNILEGFNLTSLVSREQALHWVAETLKIALALASRLGDPVYDSTITESMDDMLSKVEAAYFRGQINDSQTAPVPLLPIYELNGAPTAAQVLIMGPDDFIVAMVSSLNRPFGSGLITPSGILLNSQMLDFSWPNRTANHPAPSLENSVQPGKRPLSFLLPTVVRPAEGLCGTYLALGANGAARGLSGLTQVLLNVLTLKRNLSDSLARGRLHPDLQTNLLQVDSEFTEEEIEFLEARGHHVEKVDVLSWVHGSRRTNNFIIGVKDPRSPDAAGATIL; this is translated from the exons ACCCGGACTCCTTCCTGAAGTCAGCGCGGCTGCAGCGGCTGCCGTCGTCGTCGTCGGAGATGGGCAGCCAGGACGGGTCGCCGTTGCGGGAGACGCGCAAAGACCCGTTCTCCGCGGCAGCGTCCGAGTGCTCCTGCCGCCAGGACGGGCTCACGGTCATCGTCACAGCCTGCCTCACCTTTGCCACCGGTGTCACTGTGGCGCTCATCATGCAGATCTACTTCGGGGACCCCCAG atCTTTCACCAGGGCGCTGTGGTGACTGATGCCGCCCACTGCACATCGCTGGGCAtagaggtgctcagtaaacagggATCTTCCGTGGATGCAGCTGTGGCAGCAGCCCTGTGTTTGGGGATCGTGGCTCCTCACAGTTCTGGCCTGGGCGG TGGGGGTGTGATGCTGGTACATGACATCCGACGGAATAAGAGCCACCTAATTGATTTCCGAGAGTCTGCCCCAGGGGCTCTCAGAGAAGAGGCCCTGCAGAGATCCTGGGAGACCAAG CCTGGGCTTTTGGTGGGGGTTCCCGGAATGGTGAAGGGGCTACACGAAGCTCACCAGCTCTATGGCAG GCTGCCATGGTCCCAAGTCCTCGCCTTCGCAGCAGCTGTGGCCCAAGATGGCTTCAACATGACCCATGATCTAG CCCAAGCCCTGGCTGAACAGCCGCCACCCAATGCGTCTGAGCGCTTCCGTGAGACGTTCCTGCCCTCGGGTCACCCGCCACTACCTGGCTCACTGCTGCGACGGCCTGACCTGGCGGCGGTGCTGGATGTGCTTGGCACCTATGGCCCCGCTGCCTTCTATGCCGGTGGCAACCTCACACTGGAGATGGTGGCAGAG GCTCAGCATGCAGGGGGTGTCATAACTGAGGAGGACTTCAGCAACTACAGTGCCCTCTTGGAGAAGCCTGTGTGTGGCGTGTACAGAG GCCACCTGGTTCTCAGTCCCCGACCCCCAcacacaggccctgccctcatCAGTGCTCTCAACATCCTCGAGGGCTTCAACCTCACCAGCCTGGTATCCCGGGAACAGGCTCTTCACTGGGTGGCAGAG ACCCTGAAGATCGCATTAGCTCTGGCCAGCAGACTGGGAGATCCCGTCTACGATTCTACCATCACTGAGAGCATGGATGACATGCTCAG CAAAGTGGAGGCTGCCTACTTCCGGGGCCAGATCAATGACTCCCAGACAGCCCCTGTCCCGCTCCTGCCCATCTATGAGCTAAATGGGGCTCCCACGGCTGCCCAGGTGCTGATCATGGGCCCTGACGACTTCATTGTAGCCATGGTCAG CTCCCTGAACCGGCCCTTTGGCAGCGGCCTCATCACCCCCTCGGGGATCCTGCTCAACAGCCAGATGCTGGACTTCTCTTGGCCTAACAGGACTGCTAACCACCCTGCGCCCAGCCTG GAGAACTCGGTGCAGCCAGGGAAGCGGCCACTGTCTTTCCTGCTGCCCACTGTGGTCCGGCCAGCAGAAGGACTCTGTGGGACCTACCTTGCTCTGGGGGCCAATGGAGCTGCCCGGGGCCTCAGCGGCCTGACCCAG GTCCTGCTGAATGTCCTGACTTTGAAACGGAACCTGAGTGACAGCCTGGCCCGTGGCCGCCTGCACCCCGACCTGCAGACCAACCTCCTGCAGGTGGACA GTGAGTTCACAGAGGAAGAGATTGAGTTCCTGGAAGCCAGGGGTCACCACGTGGAGAAGGTAGATGTCTTGTCCTGGGTCCATGGCAGCCGGAGAACCAATAACTTCATCATCGGTGTGAAGGACCCTCGGAGCCCAGATGCAGCCGGAGCTACCATCCTGTAG